The following proteins come from a genomic window of Bacteroidales bacterium:
- a CDS encoding lamin tail domain-containing protein — MKIPLCRICHRILLFLLMFTLPIVMQAQKIIINEIMYHPSDDLGNDSIFEYVELFNADTMDFDLSGWSFTEGIGFVFPQGTSMEAGGYLVIARNPDSIASFYGISNVTGPFSDSLTAAGEELELSNSLDDVVDFMKYGSDGDWPSEPNGSGPSLELVNPEADNNDPVNWEPSNIANGTPGYINSVTFQEPFIEVISPNGGEYWQRGQDHPVTWSTDDVVLAVRIELLKGGQVLEVLADSVENTGSWIWSIPEDQLAGTDYRIRISDEQDSIPTDDSDDDFAVILPDDLSGVVITEIMYHPFEGEYDNIEFVEIFNNYGLPVNLENSYFSAGIEYVFSDTVLSPGNYIVITQNAEDFESVFGYAPFEWTSGFLDNAGEAIVLRDTLESVIDSVHYTSELPWDTLADGHGHSLTLCDPSDDNALPESWMASADLAVITPQGDTIYATPGGGCGSMAPIADFVADTTVIYQGQGVYFTDLSANNPGFWLWFFQGGAPAISTAQNPGPVVYDTPGFYDVKLIAYNVNGTDTLIREDYIQVLYIDNSPHANFTVSDTMIHVGTSVDFTDLSVNQPTTWSWQFQGGTPSVSDEQHPSGVLYSAPGLYSVQLIITNEYGEDTLTREAYIAVFDTVPGNLVITEIMYNPPETGTDSLEFIEIHNRGETPAVLKSLLFTEGIDFSFPASVLPPHGYLVIAADSAAMFHTFGIQALQWDEGALSNSGEDIELTDYFNVVLDYVEYDDEVPWPLEADGGGPSLTLCQPGDDNSLPENWQASIEFAAVNAAGDTIWATPGKGCATAPAADFVADVTSIAPGNYINFFDLSTGQPTAWEWSFVGGIPESSEAKHPDSIYYSTAGIYTVSMVASNDYGADSVTRFGYITVGFAPVADFTADATEIDAGSGVTFSDLSTGFPLSYWSWAFEGGVPDFSFEQHPVIIYPDAGDFDVTLTVINVFGESVAQKSDYIHVGPVGLDDREAEPVVSVYPNPSDGIIQVRSSLIPARIEVLNLLGESVFRSLLTETAGTIDLGSLQKGVYFVVFHTGDPGQVKPVKLMIH; from the coding sequence ATGAAAATACCTTTATGCAGGATCTGTCACAGGATCCTTCTTTTCCTGCTGATGTTCACTTTACCGATAGTGATGCAGGCACAGAAGATCATCATCAATGAGATCATGTATCATCCCTCCGATGACCTTGGAAATGATTCCATCTTTGAATACGTTGAGCTTTTCAATGCCGATACGATGGATTTTGATCTGTCGGGCTGGTCCTTTACCGAAGGGATTGGATTCGTGTTTCCACAGGGTACTTCCATGGAAGCCGGTGGCTACCTGGTGATCGCCCGCAATCCCGACTCCATTGCTTCATTCTACGGAATATCCAATGTGACGGGGCCCTTCTCGGATTCACTGACCGCTGCCGGTGAGGAGCTTGAACTCAGCAACAGCCTGGATGATGTCGTCGATTTCATGAAGTACGGCTCCGACGGAGACTGGCCCTCTGAACCAAATGGCTCAGGCCCGTCGCTCGAGCTGGTCAATCCTGAGGCGGATAACAATGATCCGGTTAACTGGGAACCGAGCAATATTGCCAATGGAACACCTGGATACATCAATTCTGTCACCTTTCAGGAACCTTTCATTGAAGTCATCAGTCCTAACGGTGGAGAATACTGGCAGCGCGGGCAGGATCACCCGGTCACCTGGTCGACGGACGACGTGGTGCTGGCGGTCCGGATCGAGTTGCTCAAGGGCGGCCAGGTGTTGGAAGTGCTGGCCGACAGTGTGGAGAACACAGGTTCATGGATATGGTCCATCCCGGAAGATCAGCTGGCAGGGACCGATTACAGGATCCGGATCTCCGATGAGCAAGACAGCATTCCGACCGATGACAGTGATGATGATTTTGCGGTCATACTGCCCGATGATCTGTCGGGTGTGGTGATCACCGAGATCATGTACCATCCTTTCGAAGGTGAATACGACAACATCGAGTTCGTTGAGATCTTCAACAACTACGGCTTGCCTGTGAACCTGGAAAACAGTTATTTTTCAGCGGGTATTGAGTACGTTTTCTCTGATACGGTACTATCACCAGGTAATTACATTGTAATTACGCAAAATGCCGAAGACTTTGAAAGCGTTTTTGGTTATGCTCCTTTTGAATGGACTTCGGGTTTTCTGGACAATGCAGGTGAGGCCATTGTTCTCCGCGACACCCTGGAAAGCGTGATCGACAGTGTGCATTACACTAGCGAGCTTCCGTGGGACACGCTCGCCGATGGGCACGGTCACTCGCTCACGCTGTGCGATCCCAGTGACGACAATGCGCTGCCGGAGAGCTGGATGGCTTCGGCTGACCTGGCTGTCATCACGCCGCAGGGGGATACCATTTATGCCACCCCCGGAGGAGGCTGCGGGAGCATGGCACCCATCGCCGATTTTGTGGCTGATACCACGGTCATCTACCAGGGACAGGGCGTTTACTTCACCGACCTGTCGGCCAATAATCCCGGGTTCTGGCTATGGTTTTTCCAGGGAGGCGCACCGGCCATCTCTACAGCGCAAAATCCGGGACCGGTTGTTTATGATACTCCGGGATTTTATGATGTAAAACTTATCGCCTATAATGTGAACGGAACCGATACGCTCATCCGGGAAGATTATATCCAGGTATTGTATATTGACAATAGCCCTCACGCCAACTTCACGGTGAGCGATACGATGATCCACGTGGGTACATCCGTTGATTTTACGGACCTGTCGGTGAACCAGCCAACAACGTGGTCGTGGCAGTTCCAGGGTGGTACACCCTCTGTCTCCGACGAACAACATCCTTCGGGTGTGCTTTACAGTGCACCTGGTTTGTACAGTGTGCAGCTGATCATTACCAATGAATACGGGGAGGACACCCTGACCAGGGAGGCCTATATTGCTGTTTTTGATACCGTTCCGGGGAACCTGGTCATCACTGAGATCATGTATAATCCGCCTGAAACAGGCACCGACAGCCTGGAGTTCATCGAGATCCATAACCGCGGCGAAACCCCGGCGGTACTGAAAAGTCTCCTGTTCACCGAAGGCATTGATTTTTCTTTTCCGGCATCGGTTCTGCCGCCTCACGGCTACCTGGTCATTGCGGCTGACTCGGCTGCCATGTTCCATACGTTTGGGATCCAGGCACTTCAATGGGATGAAGGGGCGCTGAGCAACAGCGGGGAGGATATTGAACTCACGGATTATTTCAACGTTGTTCTCGACTATGTGGAATACGACGATGAAGTGCCCTGGCCCCTGGAAGCCGATGGCGGAGGTCCTTCGCTGACCCTGTGCCAGCCCGGTGACGACAATTCCCTGCCTGAAAACTGGCAGGCTTCCATCGAATTCGCTGCAGTCAATGCCGCCGGGGATACGATCTGGGCCACGCCGGGGAAAGGATGTGCCACGGCTCCCGCTGCTGACTTCGTTGCGGATGTCACGTCCATTGCGCCTGGCAATTACATCAATTTCTTCGACCTGAGCACCGGTCAACCCACTGCGTGGGAGTGGAGCTTCGTGGGAGGGATACCGGAGTCGTCTGAGGCAAAGCACCCCGACAGCATCTATTACTCCACGGCAGGTATCTATACGGTTTCAATGGTGGCTTCCAATGATTACGGAGCCGACTCGGTGACCAGGTTTGGTTATATTACCGTGGGATTCGCACCTGTGGCCGATTTTACGGCGGATGCGACCGAGATCGATGCGGGCTCCGGCGTTACATTCAGTGATCTCTCGACCGGGTTTCCCCTGTCGTACTGGTCGTGGGCGTTCGAGGGAGGTGTGCCTGACTTCTCCTTTGAGCAGCATCCGGTGATCATCTATCCCGACGCCGGTGATTTTGATGTCACCCTTACCGTGATCAACGTTTTCGGCGAGAGCGTGGCGCAGAAATCCGACTACATTCACGTTGGGCCTGTGGGATTGGACGACAGGGAAGCGGAGCCTGTGGTATCGGTCTACCCGAATCCTTCAGATGGGATCATCCAGGTAAGGTCCTCCCTCATCCCTGCCAGGATCGAAGTGCTCAACCTGCTGGGAGAATCCGTATTTCGGTCACTCCTCACGGAAACCGCCGGCACCATCGATCTGGGATCGCTTCAAAAGGGAGTCTATTTTGTGGTTTTCCATACCGGAGATCCGGGACAGGTCAAACCGGTCAAACTGATGATTCATTAA
- a CDS encoding choice-of-anchor J domain-containing protein, with protein sequence MKTRLTTILLASLCQVAFTQNVWLNEIHYDNAATDQGEFVEIALQNAGSYALSDFTITFYNGTYGTQYDARTLDSFTAGGTVEGITLYYLTFPENGIQNGEEDGIAISYQGAVVEGQFLSYEGVLTATDGPASGLTSTDIGVSESSATQVGWSLQLGGTGSMYSEFTWQEAQTATMGALNTNQTFGAFTPDPEPSGYPTDFAADPQGFDIVVSWTDATGSQLPHAYLIYAGDEAITAVPQDGTPVADDPDLSDGSGTFNVAFGTGSVTITGLESATTYYFKIFPYTNSGTSIDFKTDGTPPETDATTSNLTVILEQDFESESFGDWIAYSVTGEQVWEPYLFDNNWFARANGFSGGPLENDDWLISPALNLANYHNEILTFATAANYTGPVLQVKVSTDYAGSDNPNQATWVALEPALSPGGWTWTGSGQVDISAYDGNQVYLAFQYTSTTTEASTWEVDDIKVVGEANVGMADPVPAIDMKVYPNPSNGLITLDLPQGNYEAVLFSLQGKILCRYELSGQTHTLNLNFVPKGFYFLHVIDPENGTTVVRKVSIE encoded by the coding sequence ATGAAAACACGACTCACCACTATCCTTCTGGCTTCATTATGCCAGGTAGCGTTCACCCAGAATGTCTGGCTGAACGAGATCCATTACGACAATGCTGCTACGGATCAGGGCGAATTTGTTGAAATTGCCCTGCAAAATGCCGGGAGCTATGCCCTGTCGGATTTCACCATTACTTTTTACAACGGCACCTATGGGACCCAGTATGATGCCAGGACCCTGGATTCATTCACCGCGGGGGGTACCGTCGAAGGAATTACGCTCTATTACCTCACTTTTCCCGAGAACGGTATCCAGAACGGCGAAGAAGACGGGATTGCCATCTCTTACCAGGGTGCGGTGGTCGAAGGTCAGTTCCTGAGCTATGAAGGAGTGCTGACCGCAACCGACGGTCCGGCCAGCGGGTTGACCTCCACCGATATCGGCGTTTCTGAATCCAGCGCCACCCAGGTTGGATGGTCGCTACAACTGGGAGGCACTGGCAGCATGTACAGTGAATTCACCTGGCAGGAGGCCCAGACTGCCACGATGGGCGCCCTCAACACCAACCAGACGTTCGGAGCCTTCACTCCCGATCCGGAACCATCAGGTTATCCGACCGATTTTGCAGCCGACCCGCAGGGCTTCGATATCGTGGTTTCCTGGACCGATGCCACCGGAAGCCAGTTGCCCCACGCCTACCTGATCTACGCCGGCGACGAAGCCATTACCGCCGTGCCGCAGGATGGAACACCGGTAGCCGATGATCCGGACCTTTCGGATGGAAGCGGCACGTTCAACGTTGCTTTTGGTACCGGATCGGTCACCATCACCGGACTGGAATCCGCCACAACCTATTATTTCAAAATATTCCCCTATACCAATTCCGGGACATCCATTGACTTTAAGACCGACGGCACTCCCCCCGAAACGGATGCCACCACGTCGAACCTCACCGTGATCCTTGAGCAGGATTTTGAAAGCGAATCCTTTGGCGATTGGATCGCTTATTCGGTGACGGGCGAACAGGTATGGGAACCCTATTTGTTCGACAATAACTGGTTTGCCCGGGCCAACGGATTTAGCGGCGGCCCGCTCGAAAACGACGACTGGCTGATTTCCCCGGCCCTTAACCTGGCCAATTACCATAACGAGATCCTGACCTTTGCCACGGCAGCGAATTATACCGGACCTGTCCTTCAGGTCAAGGTTTCGACCGACTATGCAGGATCGGACAATCCCAACCAGGCCACCTGGGTGGCCCTGGAACCCGCCCTTTCACCGGGCGGCTGGACCTGGACTGGTTCGGGCCAGGTGGATATATCGGCCTACGACGGAAACCAGGTTTACCTTGCCTTTCAATATACAAGCACCACAACGGAAGCTTCCACCTGGGAGGTGGACGATATCAAAGTGGTTGGCGAGGCCAATGTGGGTATGGCTGATCCGGTCCCGGCCATCGACATGAAGGTGTACCCAAATCCCTCCAATGGATTGATTACCCTGGACCTTCCGCAGGGAAACTATGAAGCCGTGCTTTTTTCATTACAGGGCAAAATCTTATGCCGTTATGAACTCAGCGGACAAACCCATACGCTGAACCTGAATTTCGTTCCGAAGGGATTTTATTTTCTCCATGTCATTGACCCGGAAAACGGAACTACGGTAGTCAGGAAAGTCAGCATTGAATGA